A single Desulfovibrio gilichinskyi DNA region contains:
- the fusA gene encoding elongation factor G translates to MSEALKNQRTYALVGHSGCGKTSTAEMLLFNTGVIDRLGKIEEGTTSLDNEPEETKRRGSIQPGFAGYKWKKNNHYLIDTPGDPNFCGDLPYTLTASDGVIFTIDAVDGVKPLSRKIWAAVEKAALPAIIFINKMDRDRADFDAAFNSLNSSLGISPVLLQYPIGSKENFKGFVDMLSGTAYMFEENGKVAKSDIPDDLAEEIEILRETMIENIAESDENLMEKYLEIGELTAEEVTEGLSSGVKNRTIFPVCLGSALENKGGSFLLDMVQTYLPSPLEHADWQAEDGSTRASSPDAPVACFVFKTLADPFAGQLTVCRVLSGTVTGDLTLTNPGRDSKERLGTIQLLNGKEQRAVKEPVGPGAIITLAKLKETFTGDTLCDEKNRFELKKPKVAPQLITFALAPAEKGDEDKVFQAIMKLLVEDINLTLSRDGESGDILLSGMGQNHIEISVEKAKRRYKTDIILKTPKVPYRETIKGSAEVQGRYKKQSGGRGQFGDCWIKLEPLPKGTGYKFVNAIVGGVIPKQYIPAVDKGVQEAATRGVLAGAPIIDFQVTLYDGSYHAVDSSEMAFKVAGSMAFKKACEAAGVTLLEPIMNILVEAPDEFMGDIIGDLSSRRGKVLGSGSTAGITEVKAHVPMSEILQYAPDLRSMTGGQGTFTMEFSHYEECPSQIAEKIISEYDSPVED, encoded by the coding sequence ATGTCTGAAGCCTTGAAGAACCAACGGACTTATGCACTTGTAGGCCATAGCGGTTGTGGTAAAACATCGACCGCAGAAATGCTACTTTTTAACACAGGCGTAATTGATCGTCTCGGCAAAATCGAAGAAGGAACAACATCCCTCGATAACGAGCCTGAAGAAACTAAACGCCGCGGATCAATTCAACCGGGATTTGCCGGTTACAAATGGAAGAAAAACAACCACTACCTTATTGATACTCCGGGTGATCCAAATTTTTGCGGAGATCTTCCATACACTTTGACAGCATCTGACGGTGTTATCTTTACCATCGACGCAGTGGACGGAGTCAAGCCTCTTTCCCGCAAAATATGGGCGGCAGTTGAAAAAGCTGCACTTCCTGCAATAATTTTTATCAATAAAATGGACCGTGATCGAGCAGATTTTGACGCCGCGTTCAACAGCCTGAACTCTTCGCTCGGTATCAGCCCCGTACTGCTCCAGTATCCAATAGGAAGCAAGGAAAATTTTAAAGGGTTTGTGGATATGCTTTCCGGCACAGCATATATGTTCGAAGAAAACGGTAAGGTCGCCAAAAGCGATATTCCTGACGACCTTGCAGAAGAAATTGAAATTCTACGCGAAACCATGATTGAAAACATCGCCGAAAGTGATGAAAACCTCATGGAAAAATATCTTGAAATAGGCGAACTGACCGCTGAAGAAGTTACTGAAGGGCTCTCTTCAGGTGTAAAAAACCGTACAATCTTCCCTGTTTGTTTAGGTTCAGCTCTTGAAAACAAAGGGGGATCTTTCTTACTGGATATGGTTCAAACCTATCTGCCCTCTCCGCTTGAACACGCTGACTGGCAAGCAGAAGACGGTTCAACCAGAGCGTCTTCGCCTGATGCACCTGTTGCATGCTTTGTTTTCAAAACTCTGGCAGACCCGTTTGCCGGACAACTCACAGTCTGCCGCGTTTTATCAGGAACTGTAACCGGAGACCTGACCCTGACAAATCCCGGAAGAGATTCCAAAGAAAGACTCGGAACAATTCAATTGCTTAACGGAAAAGAACAGCGTGCTGTTAAAGAACCTGTCGGACCTGGAGCAATCATAACCCTTGCCAAGTTAAAAGAAACTTTCACCGGAGACACTCTTTGTGACGAGAAAAACCGGTTTGAACTTAAAAAGCCTAAAGTAGCTCCGCAACTTATAACCTTTGCACTTGCTCCTGCAGAAAAAGGTGACGAAGATAAGGTTTTCCAAGCCATTATGAAGCTTCTCGTTGAAGATATCAATTTAACACTTTCCCGTGACGGTGAGTCTGGAGACATTCTCCTTTCCGGCATGGGGCAGAATCATATTGAAATTTCAGTTGAAAAGGCAAAACGTCGCTATAAGACTGACATAATTTTAAAAACACCGAAAGTTCCTTACCGCGAGACAATTAAAGGATCAGCGGAAGTTCAAGGGCGTTATAAAAAACAGTCAGGTGGTCGCGGACAGTTCGGAGACTGCTGGATAAAACTTGAACCGCTACCTAAGGGTACAGGATATAAATTTGTTAATGCAATTGTCGGCGGCGTAATCCCTAAGCAATACATTCCTGCGGTTGATAAAGGCGTTCAGGAAGCTGCAACAAGAGGAGTACTGGCAGGTGCGCCGATTATCGATTTTCAGGTCACCCTTTACGACGGATCATACCACGCTGTTGATTCGTCTGAAATGGCATTCAAAGTTGCGGGGTCCATGGCTTTCAAAAAAGCATGTGAAGCTGCCGGGGTAACCCTGCTTGAACCGATTATGAATATTCTTGTTGAAGCTCCGGATGAATTCATGGGAGATATCATAGGAGATCTTTCAAGTCGCAGAGGGAAAGTCCTAGGATCAGGGTCAACTGCCGGAATAACTGAAGTTAAAGCCCATGTGCCGATGTCGGAAATTCTACAATATGCACCGGACCTGCGCTCTATGACCGGAGGACAGGGGACATTCACCATGGAGTTTTCTCATTATGAAGAATGCCCATCCCAGATAGCTGAAAAAATTATATCTGAATATGATTCTCCTGTTGAGGATTAA
- a CDS encoding lysophospholipid acyltransferase family protein yields the protein MIKNSGCEFDVDLSALDEKQTYIFMVNHQSFFDIPLLFHFLSPWQFKFVAKKSLFKFPIFGHAMAAAKHISIDRENSRKGMKDIQHAVDVANSGHSPLIFPEGTRNPNPNKLLPFKIGGMILALKCQKPIAPILMVGPEKVLYKGKLIMNPCQKIKIKALPPIDTSKYSLKEREKVKEDLQDIMDKAYAEMRNE from the coding sequence ATGATTAAAAACAGTGGATGCGAATTTGATGTAGACCTCAGTGCCCTTGATGAAAAGCAAACTTACATTTTCATGGTCAACCACCAAAGCTTTTTCGACATCCCTTTGCTGTTCCATTTTTTAAGTCCATGGCAGTTTAAATTCGTAGCTAAAAAATCCTTATTTAAATTCCCGATATTCGGTCATGCAATGGCTGCGGCGAAACATATTTCAATAGATAGAGAGAACAGCAGAAAAGGGATGAAAGACATTCAGCATGCTGTCGATGTCGCAAACAGTGGACATTCTCCATTAATCTTTCCTGAAGGAACACGGAATCCAAATCCGAACAAACTTTTGCCTTTTAAGATCGGCGGAATGATTCTGGCTTTAAAATGTCAAAAACCGATAGCTCCTATATTAATGGTCGGACCGGAAAAAGTTCTATATAAAGGCAAGCTTATAATGAACCCCTGTCAAAAAATTAAAATCAAAGCTCTCCCTCCCATCGATACAAGCAAGTACTCCTTAAAGGAAAGAGAGAAAGTAAAAGAAGATTTACAGGATATTATGGACAAAGCTTATGCGGAGATGAGGAATGAGTGA
- a CDS encoding GGDEF domain-containing protein, with amino-acid sequence MNKDSLFKDGICLTPQDLIRYEHTLKDLINEFLPFDSYSLYFPKPAGGAAPQPLVTRYNQEEKHLMLPLKLQGRDLCYFIARGINLKAPKTVPQYLEALATSALEKILLYKTSITDGLTGMATREHFMVKLVKELDLIQNCMMPAPRGCKDPGIPTFSGSVGVVVLDLDNFQRINDRYGYTLGDSIVAEVGRAVSEAAFESVVCARLFEDKFAFLIPDGRPKVCAQLAEKMRVIVERLHVEDPVTGDTLKISTSAGFANYPQSLSGPHFKRSAAEQGRILMRKAAKAIATAKDFGRNCVFAYSDILQKGGKVLEVLPLQRIALSIGQSVDAREGGRFLVWSPDYQSGTQAKLTEDERISGSYPTMYKAEVVIIEVQEEIAFAEILHLSDTAWPVTAGDRLTLLDEKDSFFDAQAGPETSATPQRDMVTGLFRYKEFIGRYSRLRQNMDKFSVAVLRLAAGVTDQGGNFQKITDAEVQKIASRAENIFEVDHTGGRYSLNSLIYFFPKQDSDSVMEMILKLVRECEADFDIALSAGVASFPFLNYRRSEILDNCRKGLDHAMMMEKPMVAQFDSVSLNIAADRLYVDGDIYGAVEEFRLALLADSDNILARNSLGICYAQLGKPEQARKQFEQVLEITPSNIMALYNLGWVCQMLGNREEARNAYERCLKLEPDNVFSLVRLGVLAEHDLGLDEAEQFYLKASELKGGDSLTMRHLARISYARQDMEKAREYLHLALNANHNDAYAMNLLARLYLESGEDPQIAEVLARQSAALKPGKEEFWETLATALEVQGKDTEAEQVRSRI; translated from the coding sequence ATGAACAAGGATAGCCTCTTTAAAGATGGAATATGTCTGACTCCGCAAGATCTGATCCGGTATGAGCATACGCTTAAGGATCTGATTAATGAGTTTCTGCCTTTTGACTCTTACAGTCTATACTTTCCTAAGCCTGCAGGTGGAGCCGCGCCGCAACCCCTTGTTACGCGCTATAATCAGGAAGAAAAGCATCTGATGCTGCCTTTGAAGCTCCAAGGTCGTGATCTCTGCTACTTCATCGCCAGAGGCATTAACCTGAAAGCTCCTAAGACTGTGCCTCAATATCTGGAAGCGTTGGCAACAAGCGCGCTTGAAAAAATATTACTCTATAAAACCTCCATTACAGACGGTCTTACCGGAATGGCTACCCGTGAACATTTCATGGTTAAGCTTGTTAAAGAGTTGGATCTTATTCAAAACTGCATGATGCCTGCCCCGAGGGGGTGCAAAGATCCTGGAATTCCTACTTTCAGCGGTTCTGTCGGAGTAGTTGTTCTTGATCTTGATAACTTCCAGCGAATCAATGATAGGTACGGTTATACTTTAGGTGATTCTATCGTAGCAGAAGTCGGCAGAGCTGTCAGCGAAGCTGCGTTCGAATCAGTTGTCTGTGCTCGTCTTTTTGAAGATAAATTCGCATTTCTCATTCCTGACGGCAGACCCAAAGTCTGTGCACAGCTTGCAGAAAAAATGCGGGTAATTGTCGAGCGGCTTCATGTCGAGGACCCTGTGACAGGTGATACCTTAAAAATAAGCACCAGCGCAGGATTTGCAAATTATCCTCAAAGTCTGTCCGGTCCCCATTTTAAGCGCAGCGCGGCAGAACAGGGTAGAATCCTAATGCGCAAGGCGGCTAAAGCCATTGCCACTGCGAAAGATTTCGGTCGAAATTGCGTTTTCGCGTATTCAGATATTTTACAAAAGGGCGGGAAGGTTCTTGAAGTTCTTCCGCTGCAGCGTATTGCGCTGAGCATCGGGCAGAGCGTTGATGCCAGAGAGGGCGGAAGATTTCTCGTATGGTCTCCGGATTATCAGTCCGGTACTCAGGCCAAACTTACTGAAGATGAAAGAATTTCCGGTTCTTATCCTACTATGTATAAGGCCGAAGTTGTAATCATTGAAGTTCAGGAAGAGATTGCGTTTGCTGAAATTCTTCATTTAAGTGATACGGCGTGGCCAGTAACGGCCGGTGACAGACTGACTCTGCTTGACGAGAAAGACAGCTTTTTTGATGCACAGGCAGGTCCTGAAACTTCGGCAACTCCTCAGCGTGATATGGTGACAGGTCTTTTCCGTTATAAGGAATTTATCGGACGATACAGCCGCCTGCGTCAAAACATGGATAAGTTTTCTGTTGCCGTGCTAAGGCTTGCAGCAGGTGTCACTGATCAGGGTGGAAATTTTCAAAAAATCACCGACGCGGAAGTTCAAAAAATAGCATCAAGAGCTGAGAATATTTTTGAAGTTGATCATACCGGCGGAAGGTACAGTCTGAACAGTCTGATTTATTTTTTCCCGAAGCAGGATTCTGATTCTGTCATGGAAATGATTTTGAAACTTGTCAGAGAGTGCGAAGCTGATTTTGACATTGCTCTGTCTGCTGGAGTCGCTTCTTTCCCGTTTCTGAATTACAGGCGCAGTGAAATACTTGATAACTGCCGTAAGGGGCTCGATCATGCTATGATGATGGAAAAACCTATGGTCGCGCAGTTTGACTCTGTTTCACTCAATATCGCCGCGGACAGGCTTTACGTCGATGGTGATATTTACGGAGCAGTCGAAGAATTCAGATTGGCTCTTCTGGCTGATTCCGATAATATTTTAGCGCGTAATTCTCTAGGGATCTGCTATGCACAGCTTGGCAAGCCGGAGCAGGCCCGTAAGCAGTTTGAACAGGTTCTGGAAATAACTCCCAGTAATATAATGGCACTTTATAATCTGGGGTGGGTCTGCCAGATGCTGGGGAATCGTGAAGAAGCAAGAAATGCTTATGAACGTTGTCTTAAGCTTGAACCGGACAATGTTTTCAGTCTTGTAAGGCTCGGAGTGCTTGCAGAGCATGACCTCGGACTTGATGAGGCGGAACAGTTTTATCTTAAGGCTTCTGAACTTAAGGGAGGTGACTCTCTTACCATGAGACATCTGGCGAGAATTTCTTACGCACGTCAGGATATGGAAAAAGCCCGCGAGTATTTGCATCTGGCTCTTAACGCCAATCATAATGATGCATATGCAATGAATCTGCTGGCCCGCCTTTATCTGGAAAGCGGTGAAGATCCGCAGATTGCCGAGGTTTTAGCCCGTCAGAGTGCAGCCCTTAAACCGGGTAAAGAGGAATTCTGGGAAACTCTTGCCACTGCTCTTGAAGTTCAAGGTAAAGATACAGAGGCTGAGCAGGTCCGCTCAAGAATTTAA
- a CDS encoding ParB N-terminal domain-containing protein, producing MTDAQIYSFDPDEIDCSGSWLLYPSLFDEEFISSIKTVGQLAPVLLAKNGNKVVLVAGRSRVLAAERLGLNVSGVFVDAREDISRAFVHMEENRTRVIDDALKLTVFRFFHNRVSEEELSKRVAPLLGIKFKDRDLKLWLEWLSLPQEFDDILKSGNFPLAAVSILSKLSADDKKAVLPYFEKLGWSRSNAVNFLTWLYETSRRDKKSVAVLISEHELSPAKENESPKDGVARLCKAAKQLRSPEYSKLLKTQETIVSEICAGTKWRVESVGNFETGEVLLQTRFKSREVLQKAVEDLNSIQKSDGWGKLFEIGREK from the coding sequence GTGACTGATGCTCAAATATACAGTTTTGACCCGGACGAAATAGACTGTTCCGGTAGCTGGCTGCTTTATCCTTCTCTATTTGATGAAGAGTTTATCAGTTCTATAAAAACAGTGGGACAGCTTGCACCTGTTCTTCTCGCAAAGAATGGAAATAAAGTTGTTCTTGTTGCCGGACGATCAAGGGTTCTTGCAGCTGAAAGGCTGGGCCTGAACGTGTCGGGTGTTTTTGTGGACGCCAGAGAAGATATTTCACGGGCATTTGTTCATATGGAAGAGAACCGGACACGGGTCATAGATGATGCTCTTAAACTGACTGTTTTCAGATTTTTTCATAATCGTGTATCCGAAGAAGAACTGTCCAAACGAGTCGCACCTCTATTAGGTATAAAATTCAAGGATAGAGATCTGAAACTCTGGCTCGAATGGCTGTCTTTGCCGCAGGAGTTTGATGATATCCTTAAGTCCGGTAATTTCCCTCTTGCGGCGGTGTCAATCTTATCAAAACTTTCAGCTGATGATAAAAAAGCGGTTCTGCCTTATTTTGAAAAATTAGGCTGGTCCCGTTCAAATGCTGTAAATTTCTTAACATGGCTTTATGAAACATCCAGAAGAGATAAAAAATCTGTAGCGGTTCTAATTTCAGAGCATGAGCTTTCTCCTGCAAAGGAAAACGAATCTCCTAAAGATGGTGTTGCGCGTCTTTGTAAGGCGGCAAAACAGCTTCGTTCTCCAGAATATAGTAAGCTTCTTAAAACTCAGGAAACAATTGTCTCTGAAATTTGCGCCGGTACAAAATGGCGGGTTGAATCCGTCGGTAATTTTGAAACAGGTGAAGTTCTGCTTCAAACCCGTTTCAAGTCGCGGGAAGTTCTGCAAAAGGCTGTTGAAGATTTGAATTCTATTCAGAAGTCAGACGGTTGGGGTAAGCTTTTTGAAATCGGCAGGGAAAAGTAA
- a CDS encoding lytic transglycosylase domain-containing protein has protein sequence MSRFLIALYLIVCGTITFLLFIPINKEREFSQTFRHDVQQRVKLGSSEHVSVPPLFNQVAQEFALQPEILRAIADYESGYNPWALNIEGRSIYPESKEEALDILEKNKIKSFDIGLMQVNSFWLRKFDLNVSKALEPEENVRLGAWILRYCLDRYGYNWRAIGAYHTGSPDKLPDRSKEYAVRVMQKYKKLLDKTHSKEK, from the coding sequence GTGTCAAGATTTTTAATCGCATTATATCTTATTGTATGCGGTACTATTACGTTCCTTTTGTTTATTCCTATTAATAAAGAAAGAGAATTTTCTCAGACTTTCAGGCATGATGTTCAGCAACGCGTGAAATTAGGAAGCAGCGAGCATGTCTCCGTGCCTCCTCTTTTTAATCAGGTAGCGCAGGAATTTGCCCTTCAACCCGAAATACTTCGCGCGATCGCTGATTATGAAAGCGGCTATAACCCGTGGGCTTTAAATATAGAAGGGCGTAGCATTTATCCTGAATCAAAAGAAGAAGCCCTTGATATTCTGGAAAAAAATAAGATTAAAAGTTTTGATATAGGTTTGATGCAGGTTAATTCTTTCTGGCTTAGAAAATTTGATCTGAATGTTTCTAAAGCTCTTGAGCCTGAAGAAAATGTCAGACTCGGCGCCTGGATTTTGCGGTATTGTCTGGATCGGTACGGGTATAACTGGCGCGCAATCGGTGCATATCATACAGGCTCTCCGGATAAGCTTCCTGATCGATCAAAAGAATATGCTGTCAGGGTTATGCAAAAGTATAAAAAATTACTTGATAAAACTCATTCAAAAGAAAAGTGA
- a CDS encoding chemotaxis protein CheW, translated as MNKNDYVIFKVDSCKFAVPSFLVDKVELAVSLTPVPDAPYPVLGVVNDGGTIVPVVGVRRKIGSDERDVILSDRLIFSRLGHRKIAILADEVNDVIEIPPAMSQDSNQIWPGVFYLKSFSGLGDDVVLMQDLNSIFSNEQEKTLFEVLDALNEQEKIDSDE; from the coding sequence ATGAACAAAAATGATTACGTTATATTTAAAGTTGACTCCTGCAAGTTCGCTGTTCCTTCTTTTCTTGTAGATAAAGTTGAGTTGGCTGTTTCACTCACGCCTGTACCTGATGCACCTTACCCTGTTTTAGGAGTTGTAAACGATGGTGGAACAATTGTTCCGGTTGTCGGAGTGCGCAGAAAGATAGGCAGTGATGAACGAGATGTTATTCTTTCTGACCGTTTAATTTTCAGCAGGCTCGGCCACAGGAAAATCGCCATTCTTGCAGACGAAGTAAATGATGTTATTGAGATTCCTCCTGCAATGTCGCAGGATTCAAATCAGATATGGCCCGGTGTTTTTTATTTGAAATCTTTTTCTGGGCTGGGGGATGATGTTGTCTTGATGCAGGATCTTAATTCCATTTTCAGCAACGAACAGGAAAAGACTTTATTTGAAGTTCTTGACGCACTGAACGAACAGGAAAAAATTGATTCGGATGAATGA
- a CDS encoding SPL family radical SAM protein — translation MENKIHIPSHLAGIEKIYVDRTMADAPLTERVTGRLPDLPIEIVDPENFPHGSLGEGQSLYLKEYKGKFLRFCPGTSYYHCCGYRIIHIGENCPMACSYCILQAYFQDKVLKVWANQEDLFAELGKAFSADTGARFRVGTGEFTDSLALEAVTGYSRDLVKFLGDYPNVCLELKSKVIDLSWMDSVKRTDRVLPAWSLNAPFINEHEEFGVSTLKERLEAAKVCADAGFKVCLHFDPIIRFDGWREGYAEIVDMIFDYLKPENIAYLSMGSFRHMPHLKPIIERNFPETTYIFDEFIIGNDNKMRLLRPLRVRQFKFIVDRLRKHGMDKQIYFCMESTENWQDVFGYTPKDLGGLGNHLMKQAFRE, via the coding sequence ATGGAGAATAAAATACATATTCCATCACACCTTGCGGGAATTGAAAAAATTTATGTAGACCGGACTATGGCAGACGCTCCTTTGACAGAGAGAGTTACGGGACGTCTTCCTGATCTCCCGATTGAAATTGTCGATCCTGAAAACTTTCCTCATGGATCACTCGGCGAAGGGCAGTCACTTTACCTTAAAGAGTACAAAGGGAAATTTCTGCGTTTTTGCCCCGGCACAAGTTATTATCATTGTTGCGGATATCGCATTATTCATATCGGCGAAAACTGCCCGATGGCCTGTTCCTATTGCATTTTGCAGGCATATTTTCAGGACAAAGTTTTGAAAGTATGGGCTAATCAGGAAGATCTTTTTGCTGAACTGGGTAAAGCTTTTTCCGCTGATACCGGGGCCAGATTCCGTGTCGGAACCGGAGAATTCACAGACTCGCTGGCCCTTGAAGCTGTCACCGGATATAGCCGCGATCTTGTTAAATTTCTGGGTGATTATCCCAATGTCTGCCTTGAACTAAAATCTAAGGTGATTGACCTTTCGTGGATGGACAGCGTTAAAAGAACTGACAGAGTTCTGCCTGCGTGGTCACTCAATGCACCTTTTATTAATGAGCATGAAGAATTCGGCGTATCAACGCTGAAGGAAAGGCTTGAAGCCGCAAAAGTCTGCGCTGACGCAGGATTTAAAGTGTGTCTGCATTTCGATCCGATTATTCGTTTTGACGGTTGGCGTGAAGGGTATGCTGAAATTGTTGATATGATATTTGATTATCTGAAACCTGAAAACATTGCTTATTTGAGCATGGGGTCTTTCAGGCATATGCCCCATTTAAAACCCATAATTGAACGTAATTTCCCTGAAACAACTTATATTTTTGATGAATTTATTATCGGCAATGATAATAAGATGCGTTTGCTCAGGCCGCTGCGAGTGCGTCAATTTAAGTTTATAGTTGATAGACTTCGTAAACATGGGATGGATAAGCAGATATATTTCTGCATGGAATCGACCGAAAATTGGCAGGATGTGTTCGGCTACACTCCGAAAGATCTGGGCGGACTTGGAAATCATCTGATGAAACAGGCTTTCAGAGAGTAA
- the metK gene encoding methionine adenosyltransferase — translation MISSKGKYFFTSESVTEGHPDKVADQISDSILDALLTQDPNARVACETLVTTGMAFIAGEITTSGYADFQAIVRDTIREIGYVNSNMGFDADTCAVISSIDKQSVDIAQGVDRNSPESQGAGDQGMMFGFACKETETLMPAPIYWSHQLSRKLAEVRKTKVLDYLRPDGKTEVSFEYFNGKPVRIADVVIAAQHDDGIEQQQIYDDIKKQVVLATLPAEMIDEKTHIYINTTGRFVIGGPMGDCGLTGRKIINDTYGGMGNHGGGAFSGKDPSKVDRSGAYMARYIAKNIVAAGLAERAEVQVAYAIGVAEPVSVLATSHGTGEVSDEVLTKAVKDVFDLRPWYISQRLDLRRPIYKDTACYGHFGRNNPNFTWEKTDAIADLRTACKI, via the coding sequence ATGATCAGCAGCAAAGGCAAGTACTTTTTTACCTCTGAATCCGTAACAGAAGGTCACCCGGATAAAGTGGCCGACCAGATTTCAGACTCAATCCTTGACGCCCTGTTAACACAGGACCCAAATGCACGAGTAGCATGTGAAACTCTGGTAACCACCGGTATGGCTTTTATCGCCGGTGAAATTACTACAAGCGGATATGCCGACTTTCAGGCAATAGTTCGCGATACTATCCGCGAAATCGGATACGTAAATTCAAACATGGGTTTTGACGCTGACACTTGCGCAGTTATATCTTCTATCGATAAACAGTCTGTAGACATCGCTCAGGGCGTTGACCGCAATTCCCCTGAAAGTCAGGGTGCCGGCGATCAGGGCATGATGTTCGGTTTCGCATGTAAAGAAACCGAAACTCTTATGCCTGCACCTATTTACTGGTCTCACCAACTTTCCCGCAAACTTGCTGAAGTCCGTAAAACCAAGGTTCTTGACTACCTTCGTCCTGACGGAAAAACAGAAGTATCCTTCGAATACTTTAACGGCAAACCTGTCCGCATTGCAGACGTTGTTATCGCAGCACAGCATGATGACGGAATCGAGCAGCAGCAGATTTACGACGACATCAAAAAACAAGTCGTCCTCGCAACTCTTCCTGCTGAAATGATTGATGAAAAAACCCACATTTACATCAACACCACAGGCCGTTTCGTAATCGGCGGTCCTATGGGCGACTGCGGCCTTACCGGTCGTAAAATCATCAATGACACATACGGCGGAATGGGTAACCACGGCGGTGGTGCTTTCTCAGGAAAAGACCCGTCCAAAGTTGACCGCTCCGGTGCATACATGGCCCGCTACATTGCCAAAAACATCGTAGCTGCAGGACTTGCAGAACGTGCTGAAGTTCAGGTTGCTTACGCTATCGGTGTAGCAGAACCAGTATCCGTTCTTGCAACATCTCACGGAACCGGCGAAGTTTCCGATGAAGTTTTGACTAAAGCAGTCAAAGACGTATTCGACCTGCGCCCATGGTACATTTCACAGAGACTTGATCTCAGACGTCCTATTTATAAAGATACCGCTTGTTACGGTCACTTCGGCCGCAACAACCCTAACTTTACCTGGGAAAAAACCGATGCAATAGCTGACCTCAGAACCGCCTGCAAAATCTAG
- the panC gene encoding pantoate--beta-alanine ligase: MIIITDPKELQKMSMDLRRQGKTIALVPSMGYFHEGHLTLMEAAKKRADKVIVSLFVNPTQFGPGEDLDNYPQDLKRDADLAREKGVDILFTPQKSQMYYPDHSTWVEVPELSENLCAKSRPVHFRGVATVVTKLLMTALPDIAVFGEKDWQQLAIIKRMVRDLNIPVEIVGHPIVRNADGLALSSRNIYLTDDEKKLAPMLQKGLRTIKESVDKGENDAKVLIGKLTKFYNEMIPGSEIDYIQIVHPENISIIDKVNGPALCAVAVRLGKARLIDNLLIKM; encoded by the coding sequence ATGATAATTATTACTGACCCTAAAGAACTGCAAAAAATGAGCATGGACCTGCGCCGGCAGGGAAAGACCATCGCATTGGTCCCTTCAATGGGATATTTTCATGAAGGCCATCTGACTTTGATGGAAGCGGCTAAAAAACGAGCTGACAAAGTTATCGTTTCGCTTTTCGTAAACCCCACACAGTTCGGCCCTGGTGAAGATTTAGACAATTATCCGCAAGACCTGAAAAGAGATGCAGACCTTGCCCGCGAAAAAGGTGTTGATATCCTTTTTACACCTCAAAAGAGCCAAATGTACTACCCTGACCATTCCACATGGGTGGAAGTGCCGGAACTGTCCGAAAATCTATGTGCAAAATCACGCCCGGTACACTTTCGCGGAGTGGCTACAGTTGTAACAAAACTTCTTATGACTGCACTGCCTGACATAGCTGTTTTCGGAGAAAAAGACTGGCAGCAGCTAGCTATAATTAAACGAATGGTAAGAGATTTAAACATTCCGGTCGAAATTGTCGGACATCCTATTGTCCGCAACGCAGACGGTCTGGCTTTAAGCTCCCGCAACATATACCTGACTGACGATGAAAAAAAACTTGCCCCTATGCTCCAGAAAGGACTAAGGACAATCAAAGAATCAGTCGATAAGGGTGAAAACGATGCCAAGGTACTCATAGGTAAACTTACGAAGTTCTATAATGAGATGATACCCGGCAGCGAAATAGACTATATACAGATAGTCCACCCAGAAAATATCTCAATAATTGATAAAGTTAACGGTCCGGCATTATGCGCTGTGGCTGTCCGCTTAGGAAAAGCAAGATTAATAGACAACTTGCTAATTAAAATGTAA